The Aethina tumida isolate Nest 87 chromosome 6, icAetTumi1.1, whole genome shotgun sequence nucleotide sequence TTCCTTTTCagcttacataaataaagaaaactttgttttatttcttaacCCCCTATTTATTCCTTTTCCACTAAATTTCAgatttagtttgattaattaatgaaaatattacgtatgtgtcataaaatgtttgtttcttCTGTCCTTTAGGTCATCTAATCAGATATTCTCTTtcagcttaaataaataaagaaaacgttgtttaattttctatccatatatttattccttttctattaatttacatatttatgttaataaatataaattttacatcatatgtatcataaaatgtttgtttcttCTGTCCTTTAGATCATCTAATCAGATATTCTCTTTCAgcttacataaataatgaaaactttgtttaattttctattcatatatttattgcttttccattaatttatatatttgttaattaatataaattttgcatCATATGtatcataaaatgtttgtttcttCTGTCCTTTAGGTCATCTaatcaaatattctttttcagctttcataaataaaactttatttaatttcctgtCCATATATTTATcccttttctattaaattatacatgtatgttaattaatataaattttacatctcatgtatcataaaatgtttgtttattctGTCCTTTAGGTCATATAATCATATATTCTCTTTCagcttacataaataaagataactttgtttaattttctatccatttatttattccttttccattaatttatatatttatgttaattaatataaattttacctcATATGTATCATAAAACGATTGTTTCTTCTgttctttaggttatttaatcaaatattctctttcagcttacataaataaagaaaactttgtttaattttctgtcCATATATTTATCccttttccattaaattacacatgtatgttaattaatataaattttacatcttatgtatcataaaatgtttttcttatgTTCTTTAGGTCATCTAATCAGATTTTCTCTTTcagcttaaataattaaaaaaaactgtttaattttctatccatatatttattcctttttgattaatttgcatatttatgttaattaatataaattttacatcatatgtatcataaaatgtttgtttcttTTGTCCTTTAGGtcatctaattaaatattctctttcagcttatataaataaaataaagtttgtgttattttatatctccTATTTATGCCTTTTTCACTGAATTacagatttatatttagtaactTGTGTGtcgtaaaatatttgtttcttcTGTCCTAATCAGATTTTCTCTTTCAGCTTATTtcgtaaattttgttttattaccataaaattaaactgattgattaatttcgtatttattatatattataaagttgatatttttgtatagttgatatatatgtatgtatatttattgtaataaaagtgtaatattatgtcatttattgtattatgtttttatgtgAATCAATTTGTATTCGCCTATCCAATATCTAAatgtacttatttataaataaagttataaataaatacatttatttatttatttatttatttatttatttattatagatattatctTAAAACTAAACTTGTATGCTGATAAATTGAAACTTAGAATAGTGCTGCATTTACTCAGCGACGATAGTCTgtctaatttttcaaaattgttacctttgaaagaataaaattaataattgtttccaaataaaaaacttatcgCCGTAAATGCAGCGGCAAGCTACCCCactaactaaattaaactCTCTTTTAATTGTAAAGCTTGTCATAGGATTTTCAGAGTTGTACATAAttgcaattttgaattatgtccTATCTGATGACGCACGAAATGCAGaaacaagtatttatttatttattaatctatcAGTGTATAAAGGTAGTAaaagttaaacaaattaataacagcttctgttattaattttaattaaaatacttcttataatatatataatcattaaaacaagttatatatttaaattttataacaatttattattttgtactcTCTGTATTTACACAATTAACATTTAGTTCCAACaaacagttaataaataatcttaattattagttatccTTCATTGAAGCaagtattaaactttattgaaCTGGAACAAAATCACCAAATAAGTCGTTACAGCTCCAACAACCTAAAATAAACCATTTCATTATCCCCACTTCAGATTTAATTGCAACTCACGGCTGTGATCAAAGATCTATCAATCTTAACAAGCCCACAAGAATAAAAACGTATCTTGCATTGTGAAACCTGCAAGGCAAGAAGGTGCagctaaaaaataaagttttatttaattcctccaactcattttaaatcaatttactgTTTTCCTGGCCTCTTCGTCTCGCACAAAAGCTAGAAGTTGAAGCACCAAGTTGATAGTCTTTGAGTTCTGTCAAAGGaacaaatataacatttgtttgggttaaatattaatggacTCACTTCAATCAAGAATTGATGGCAAGGTTCAACCACCAGCAACAATCTGGTGGAGTGGGTAATCAGCCACACTGTTTGTAGGCAGATAAAAACTTTGTTGCCATTGTTGGCGATTTCATAAAGGAGGAAGTAGGGTGTTACTATTAAATGTAGGAGGCAACTCAGGagtattatctaaaaatttaatgtaattaatataacactgTTGATAACGGTAAATGTATCATAATTGTGGGGTTGATTGATGCCTGTCAACTTGTTATTGAGCGTCTGAAAAAGCTTTTATGATATTATcactttaaaatcaatatttaaagccAAGAACGAACATTAAGTGCatgtttgtgtttgtttaatagggaaaaaatggtttattaatagtaaaataaccCAGTTCATTACTTTGATTgacaatattaattctttCCAGCCTATATCTGTGcctattatttgttgtttattgtttgtaaATCGATCAGTTAATATTTGATACCTACAATTATTCCCAGGCCTCCAACTTCATTGACGTACTCTACAACTTCTACAATTCTCTCGTAGACTTGCCCAAATGTTGCCATTTTATCATCTAAAATACAATCATTAAtaccatatttaatttaaataaacaaataatgtacAATTAGACATGTCAACCAGCTTGTGGGTTGAATGTCCCCCTTTTCCTAAGTAGGTTGTGTTAAGTTCTTTGGCCAAATCAAGGGTGGCAACTGTGGTTCTTGAACCAGAACTATTGACTGAGTCCCTGATCCTTGCCTCAGAAGCCAGAGCCTTGTTTAAGTGTGTCAGACGTATTTTGGAGAAATAAACCACGTGGCAAAAGAATATCTCCTGCATCAAAACGATGTAGTAGAGCATGTAAAACGTGGTGTAGTTCTTCCAAAACTTGTCGCTGTTGTTGTTTATTCTTGACAGTCTGTCCCAGACTGACACATCAAAGGCTACGATGACGGAAAACCCAATCATGAGCACCAGGATGAAGTTCCTGGATgttcttttgtatttttggaCCTCCTGGGTGGTTATTGGAAGCCAGTTGTCCAACTACAAAAGCTCTGTTAAGGTGctaaattaatagtttgtgGATAATTTACGTTGTTGAAGCACTTGAGCATCTTCCAAAAGGTTTTCTGTTTGAAGGGGGTGGACACGATGCCGAACACCACCAGCATGATGACCACACTTATGTCACAACATGTTATGTACCTCGTCTTCATGGACTTCATCCTTACAGACTCCTTTTCGTCCACCTTCAGATCGTTGATGACCCCCATCAACACTGTGGACACTGTTCAAAGCCGTGTAGTCTTGGAAGGGGTTGTTAGAATACTTACCTAAGACTATGGCCAAGATGTAGCTGTACAAGATGTACTTGATGGACCGTTTCATGATGAAATAAGCTCCCTTTTGTTCGTACGTGACGGGGCAAAGCCCAAATATCCTGGTGACCACCACGAAGGGTCTCATGATTTCGAAAGTGTTTTTAGCGAcgtacattttattatcacaCCACCTTCACTGCAAGACTGAAACTTATCGCGGCGATTAATCGACGGGCCCGAAGTAAACATGTATGTTTTGATATTAATCTGTACATGAATTGGAATGGACGCATCAGACCGGAATGTTTTTCCACCGTCGTATTTGGGTTTAAaggtttgttgtttttttacgGGGCTCAATTAATATCGTTGGACGCAGGATGTTGGTGTAATGTTACATACGGGGGACAGGAAATTGATCCAATATTTAATTGcctcatttaatttacttaatgtttagtagttattaattgattaattgtgtgcgaatattgtaattaattgttttattaaatatttgccaaTAAATCAGctaaaatattcaagttttctgtgttatattttattttataggaaTATTTCTACAGAGAAAAGTGCtggattatatattattaagaaaatctgacataaattttgtttatttcattatttcccatttaaaaatttaaataatactcatCCCTCGTAAAATCTAAATCGATTTACTTGCCCAcgaatttgtttttaacttgCTACACgtacaattacaatttgtccacgaattaaatataattacgtGTTTGTTTTCACAACATTAATCACATAATTCATTTGAAACGAAAAAGGGTAATTTTGAATTGCTGCACGAAATAACTCAGTAAACAActgaaaaacaacaaaaataatgtattttggtggaattttcctaaaattttgtGCTTTTCCcaaattttccattattttttggtaaatattcTACggtatttactgaattttctcttatatttgttaatttaggaACAGTTTTATCTTAAGTTagtctattttataaattttcaaaaatttaattatttttgtgcaGAAATTCAGAAATTTTTGCTAAACTTTccattaaaattgtcaattttagtggaaatttattacaaatttgtctaattttcataaaatgttaagtaaaattaaagaaatatcttttcaaatttgaaattttcataatgttttagtcaaaatttgacaattttactattattttatataaaaattatataatttacgtACTTTTAAGATTTCCATAATTCTTAATACAAAACTGGAGAAGAAAAGtcgaatttttcattaaaattatcaattttaaaagaattttataccaaaattgcctttttaattttaaaaaagtttcataatattttagttaaaattaagcaatataaactaaattttacattaaatttatacattttagtgtaaatttatataaaaaattatataaaaaatcatataatttgtataatttttaatttttcataattcttAATACAAAATTGGGAAGGAAAAG carries:
- the LOC109604853 gene encoding gustatory receptor for sugar taste 43a-like; protein product: MYVAKNTFEIMRPFVVVTRIFGLCPVTYEQKGAYFIMKRSIKYILYSYILAIVLVSTVLMGVINDLKVDEKESVRMKSMKTRYITCCDISVVIMLVVFGIVSTPFKQKTFWKMLKCFNNLDNWLPITTQEVQKYKRTSRNFILVLMIGFSVIVAFDVSVWDRLSRINNNSDKFWKNYTTFYMLYYIVLMQEIFFCHVVYFSKIRLTHLNKALASEARIRDSVNSSGSRTTVATLDLAKELNTTYLGKGGHSTHKLVDMSNYDKMATFGQVYERIVEVVEYVNEVGGLGIIIILLSCLLHLIVTPYFLLYEIANNGNKVFICLQTVWLITHSTRLLLVVEPCHQFLIENSKTINLVLQLLAFVRDEEARKTLHLLALQVSQCKIRFYSCGLVKIDRSLITAVVGAVTTYLVILFQFNKV